In the Topomyia yanbarensis strain Yona2022 chromosome 3, ASM3024719v1, whole genome shotgun sequence genome, one interval contains:
- the LOC131691602 gene encoding zinc finger protein 729-like — translation MHNVQLVCRICLSKDDGSDPFINIIPKEQPDSELPILVALGNICGLEVSPDDSYSKLICPKCHTRLEDAYNLRLLAQRSEVTFASMSPKSEADMMDDDFRMYLDSEDSASTISLESDDEFTDMDFESDEENSLVPYFNGRVQSANDGQACCACDEVFQSKKDLRKHSAEKHRTNKPAILVVGSEYKCNVCYEHFESTEAVTAHKAGKNNVRPPIQCEYCRCKFRVLEDMNEHKSTFHKDNLFKCCGCSSVFEDRIEFLTHCLFHKHKVKQKASQLKHPRKKYDCLVCYKQFKSLEEQRVHELAPYGIVRTLKSAKEVAASESKPAEKSTANGLCCGCFLVYETNSELKAHQDQVHKSNRTEKNKASEKNKAECGGCYRHFRSQFAVNKHLVMAASRKRFDCSKCPALRHTMQDIMNHYETHKGPKSFLCCGCPKRFDSTEELEEHSKEVHAKKPKIYHDGGVPVERPFECNVCYRRYNTRKDVRNHQQQSYTLKVFVCDICGMGFKQKAGLTTHLLTHETEAKYPCPECGKKYKTPEKVKACLFKHQNPRAHQCKICNAPFDSREKLNSHLISHSDERRYKCEICEKTFKRSFHKRKHMTQHSSEPWYTCRFCPSMYRSTIARSKHEVKHTKVHPYQCEICNKGLLTRDTYIKHYERHIDESDKVFQCDRCEVHYSKDHFLSNHLMYTHLVQPTDENWKKKFNRRKPGRQNVNETEPDAQSE, via the exons ATGCACAACGTACAACTGGTATGTCGAATTTGCCTTTCCAAAGATGATGGTTCTGATCCTTTTATAAATATAATTCCGAAGGAGCAGCCG GATTCAGAATTACCTATACTCGTTGCTCTAGGAAATATTTGTGGATTGGAG GTTTCGCCGGACGATTCTTACTCGAAGTTGATATGCCCGAAATGTCACACCCGACTAGAGGATGCTTATAATCTGCGTTTGCTGGCTCAGCGGTCTGAAGTAACATTTGCCAGTATGTCTCCAAAATCGGAAGCAGACATGATGGACGACGATTTTCGCATGTACCTCGATAGCGAAGATTCGGCTTCAACAATCTCGCTTGAATCAGATGATGAATTTACCGATATGGATTTTGAAAGTGATGAAGAAAATTCACTTGTACCTTATTTTAATGGACGGGTGCAAAGCGCAAACGATGGACAAGCTTGTTGCGCATGTGATGAAGTGTTTCAAAGCAAGAAAGATCTGAGGAAACATTCAGCCGAGAAACATCGCACTAATAAACCAGCAATTTTAGTAGTAGGAAGCGAGTACAAGTGTAACGTCTGCTATGAACATTTTGAGAGTACAGAAGCGGTGACAGCTCACAAGGCTGGTAAAAACAACGTCCGTCCGCCGATACAGTGTGAATACTGTAGATGCAAGTTTCGTGTCTTGGAGGATATGAACGAACACAAAAGCACATTCCATAAGGACAATCTGTTCAAATGTTGTGGTTGTAGCTCCGTATTTGAAGACCGAATAGAGTTTCTCACACATTGTCTATTTCACAAACATAAGGTGAAACAGAAAGCTAGTCAACTGAAGCACCCGCGAAAAAAATATGATTGTCTGGTATGCTACAAACAGTTCAAAAGTCTCGAAGAGCAACGAGTCCATGAACTGGCACCCTATGGAATTGTCCGGACCCTGAAGAGTGCTAAAGAAGTTGCAGCAAGTGAATCAAAACCGGCAGAAAAATCCACTGCTAACGGTTTATGCTGTGGTTGTTTTTTGGTCTATGAAACCAATTCCGAATTAAAGGCGCACCAAGATCAGGTGCATAAATCTAATAGAACAGAGAAAAATAAAGCTTCAGAGAAAAATAAAGCTGAGTGCGGGGGTTGTTACCGACATTTCCGCTCACAGTTTGCAGTTAATAAGCATCTGGTCATGGCTGCTAGCAGGAAACGCTTCGACTGTAGCAAATGCCCTGCGCTGAGACATACTATGCAGGATATCATGAATCATTATGAAACCCATAAAGGACCAAAATCATTCCTGTGCTGCGGTTGCCCCAAGCGATTTGATTCGACTGAAGAGCTAGAAGAACACTCAAAAGAAGTCCACGCCAAGAAGCCTAAGATATATCATGACGGTGGTGTACCGGTGGAGCGACCATTCGAATGCAATGTTTGTTACAGAAGGTACAACACCAGAAAAGACGTTCGTAATCATCAACAGCAATCATACACCTTGAAAGTGTTTGTATGCGATATTTGCGGAATGG GTTTTAAACAAAAGGCTGGTCTTACCACGCATCTTTTAACACACGAAACGGAAGCGAAATATCCGTGTCCCGAGTGTGGGAAGAAGTATAAAACGCCGGAGAAAGTTAAGGCCTGTTTATTTAAACATCAAAATCCCCGGGCCCATCAATGTAAGATATGCAATGCACCGTTCGATAGTCGCGAAAAATTGAACTCGCACTTGATCTCGCATTCAGACGAGCGTCGTTACAAATGTGAGATCTGTGAAAAAACTTTCAAACGTAGTTTCCATAAACGGAAGCATATGACCCAACACAGCAGTGAACCGTGGTATACCTGTCGATTTTGCCCATCTATGTACCGGAGTACCATAGCGCGTTCCAAGCATGAAGTAAAGCACACCAAGGTGCATCCTTATCAATGCGAGATTTGCAACAAAGGATTGTTGACGCGTGACACTTATATTAAGCACTACGAGAGGCATATTGACGAATCAGACAAGGTGTTTCAATGTGACCGTTGCGAAGTGCATTACAGCAAGGATCATTTTCTGTCTAATCATTTGATGTACACACACTTAGTTCAACCGACTGATGAAAACTGGAAAAAGAAATTCAATCGACGCAAACCAGGACGGCAAAACGTAAATGAGACCGAACCCGATGCACAGAGCGAGTGA
- the LOC131691611 gene encoding zinc finger protein 665-like, with product MIAIRNMLEGKIVPSIVFEILNIHFKDDDLLLMICGECIARAEILHSIWAAFLAAEKDFTKLLATAQTSALEIHSKIVLEHPSVDAFIDETELCSIVEAENEQSLQLTLPPDEPLLRSPFKDTAVIAPKIITRFRNSTKSVELKAVVGRKCYICVTVFEDANELLQHLSEVHATNVGYHCKECFSKFRQVIAYNRHLGRHETKERPNKCSVCQLGFSSPNQVKVHENKVHGIENNAKIRSPVTIFKSCNICDKTFRCNSKLNFHIRRVHNSQGIPTCNICDKTFTAKSSLERHMLLHTQEKPFVCDLCDTYFSRSLDVKNHVRMVHESLNPHVCEECSEQFKNYHGLCKHRQIVNLNKSLPAVRFKPYHLICKLCKRLHRKSSELIEHIRQDHSNETYPYVVSGLSKNLFVYATSEFP from the coding sequence ATGATTGCCATACGCAATATGCTGGAGGGAAAGATTGTCCCTTCCATTGTGTTTGAAATATTGAACATTCACTTTAAGGACGATGATCTCCTTTTGATGATATGCGGCGAATGTATCGCTCGTGCCGAAATATTACATTCAATCTGGGCGGCGTTTCTTGCAGCTGAGAAAGATTTTACGAAGTTGTTAGCGACTGCACAAACCTCGGCACTGGAGATTCACAGTAAAATTGTTTTAGAACATCCGTCCGTAGATGCGTTCATTGATGAAACTGAACTATGTAGTATCGTAGAAGCTGAGAACGAACAGTCGTTACAATTAACACTACCTCCAGATGAACCATTGCTTAGATCACCTTTCAAGGATACAGCAGTAATCGCACCTAAAATAATAACCAGATTTAGAAACTCGACGAAATCGGTTGAATTGAAAGCCGTCGTTGGTAGAAAGTGTTATATCTGCGTAACTGTTTTTGAAGACGCAAACGAGTTACTCCAACATTTGTCGGAAGTACATGCCACAAACGTGGGATACCATTGCAAAGAATGTTTTTCCAAGTTCCGTCAGGTTATCGCATATAACCGTCATCTGGGTCGACATGAAACAAAGGAACGACCGAACAAATGTAGCGTCTGTCAGCTTGGATTTTCTTCCCCAAATCAGGTGAAGGTCCATGAAAACAAAGTTCATGGAATTGAAAATAATGCCAAAATTCGTTCACCAGTGACGATATTCAAAAGCTGTAATATTTGTGATAAAACATTCAGGTGTAACTCTAAACTGAACTTTCACATACGAAGGGTACACAACAGCCAGGGGATTCCTACCTGTAACATATGCGACAAGACCTTCACAGCTAAGTCAAGTTTGGAACGACACATGCTTTTACACACACAAGAAAAACCTTTCGTTTGCGACTTGTGTGACACCTACTTTAGTCGTTCGCTTGATGTTAAGAATCATGTAAGAATGGTGCACGAAAGTTTAAATCCTCACGTTTGTGAGGAATGCAGTGAACAATTCAAAAACTATCACGGTCTTTGCAAGCATCGCCAGATTGTTAATTTAAACAAATCTCTGCCAGCGGTACGGTTTAAGCCGTATCACTTGATCTGTAAGCTCTGTAAGCGACTTCACAGAAAATCTAGTGAACTGATTGAACATATTCGACAGGACCACTCTAATGAAACGTATCCATACGTAGTGTCCGGTTTGTCCAAAAACCTTTTTGTCTACGCAACATCTGAGTTTCCATAA
- the LOC131687249 gene encoding uncharacterized protein LOC131687249, whose translation MSDPGTAVGTNADKGKSSANNSIAQEDPPLDHHKEKPNKELHLKPNGNKKVPSVKSKTSRAREQNVLGSREKVPETAGHSCRTCRSADNSRMVQCDGCDGWHHYECVGVDDQIEKKPWRCVICKKVPKKRVSKVKVSEKKKFPKVQSVKSATSRKSSRIELELQLRKLEAERTLLEDKKKLIDRQYSVLQQLAEIEEGVDNDSDSVDGDSKVKDWLREQHKEDGTDSSDEYPGTEDAEESISSSSEEEAVDNSRANSQHFNPIQRSTPKIVPRTRQTKDTHSNRLNCGLTRNQLAARQVVARDLPIFTGNPEEWPIFLT comes from the coding sequence ATGTCAGATCCGGGCACAGCTGTAGGCACCAATGCCGACAAAGGTAAGAGCTCAGCAAATAATTCAATCGCGCAAGAAGACCCCCCTCTGGACCACCACAAAGAGAAACCAAATAAAGAACTCCATCTCAAACCCAACGGTAATAAAAAGGTACCCTCCGTCAAAAGCAAAACGTCGCGAGCACGTGAGCAAAACGTTCTAGGCTCCCGTGAAAAGGTACCAGAAACGGCGGGTCATAGTTGTAGAACGTGCAGATCGGCAGACAACAGCCGTATGGTACAGTGCGATGGCTGTGATGGATGGCACCATTATGAATGCGTCGGTGTCGATGATCAGATAGAGAAGAAACCGTGGCGGTGCGTAATTTGTAAGAAGGTTCCGAAGAAACGGGTATCGAAGGTAAAAGTATCGGAGAAGAAGAAATTTCCCAAGGTCCAATCAGTAAAATCGGCGACGTCAAGGAAATCTTCTAGGATTGAACTAGAATTGCAGTTACGCAAGCTGGAAGCAGAGCGGACGCTACTGGAAGACAAGAAGAAGTTGATCGACAGGCAGTATAGTGTACTTCAACAGCTCGCGGAAATTGAAGAGGGTGTGGATAACGATAGCGATTCCGTTGATGGTGACTCCAAGGTGAAGGATTGGCTGCGGGAACAACACAAAGAAGATGGTACGGACTCAAGCGATGAGTACCCCGGTACTGAAGATGCGGAAGAGAGCATCAGTAGTTCGTCGGAGGAGGAAGCGGTGGATAATTCACGGGCCAACAGTCAGCACTTTAACCCAATACAACGTTCGACGCCCAAAATTGTCCCAAGAACCCGTCAGACGAAAGATACGCACAGCAACCGGTTGAACTGTGGCCTGACCCGCAATCAGCTTGCGGCTCGCCAGGTAGTTGCAAGAGACCTGCCCATATTCACTGGGAATCCAGAAGAGTGGCCTatctttttgacgtag
- the LOC131687250 gene encoding uncharacterized protein LOC131687250: MDALKLRFGQPRFVIQSLREKILAMPPVKPDSINKMIDFALAVQNLEATIDACGQKELLRDSSLLIDLVGKLPASMKLEWARYTRCLRKISLTGFSKWVYGMAEDACLVAEPVRNQDTQQNHELRRKSKAFLNTHAEQQSWRKEDTLVSGSSLPKMTTALKKKVYTHQCIVCKGTCASFAKCKRFLDLSYDGRWATIREARICRKCLKQHKGGCESKDCGVNGCTYKHHPLLHKELNAETSPIGRPQREEQSCNTHQSGSSSVLFRYVPVVVYGSGIVIHCYAFLDDGSSKTFMDEELAKELNLSGERHPLCLKWTGGLHRSEDDSRSVQFDISGLKGKRFHFDDVRTVKELQLPCQTLDVKQLQAEYNYLRGVPVQSYRDVRPRLLIGVQHANATLVRKSREGKVGDPIAIKTNLGWAIYGGAPVHQPMSLVHYTYHVSCCDHETENNSDTHLNRAMKEYFSLESFGIMSPVKQVRSLEDERAMSLLCERTHFDGVRYTTGLLWRHEDVQLPGNKAMALKRFNLLERRMEKDPDLARMMKEKLTDYLAKGYVRKLTTQELTESHERVWYLPVFPVTNSNKPGKVRLVWDAAATTCGISLNSALLAGPDLMEPLIHVLYRFRQSRFAICGDIREMFHQVAIRIEDQHCQRFFMRDEADRNEPSTYVMQVMTFGASCSPTTAQFVKNRNAERFSKPYPAATRAIIRCTYVDDMLSSTETEQEAIDLAKSVWFIHNQGGFEIRNWMSNSPVVLKALCGDQSTEKSLDLTSTLATEKVLGMWWCTKTDCFTYKLNRARLREDLLGGKCFPTKREVLRTMMTIYDPLGLIAHYLMYLKVLLQEIWRTGVNWDEKVNQTSFDKWQTWLKLLPEIENLQIPRCYRLRMSIEGLTSVQLHTFVDASENGMAAVAYLRFEAKGTVECSLVAAKTRVAPLKYLTIPRLELQASLMGARLAHSIIQGLDIDVSQCVFWTDSRNALSWICADHRRYSQFVAARVSEILDLTNASDWRWVPTKSNVADEGTKWQRRPSFTSESRWFHGPEFLWKQAEEWPITPVRTEETAEELRAAVHIHHTAAKPEFPVNKFRDWKRLIRTTAYVFRFLNNVRPMKFSRICDGLTSEEIHEAENFHIRIAQQTKFHEEFSILRRKGDNATLPKRSSLFKLVPFIDEQGLLRMKGRTGACEYISPDTINPIILPRDHTITYLIVRSYHDKFHHHNHESVINEVRQRFCISRLRRVYAKAGRLRPSVYSHRDRLFRSDGGVYWEKG, from the exons ATGGATGCTCTTAAGCTGAGATTTGGACAGCCGCGGTTCGTCATCCAGTCACTGAGGGAGAAAATTCTCGCCATGCCGCCGGTAAAGCCCGACTCAATCAACAAAATGATTGATTTCGCACTAGCGGTGCAAAACCTTGAAGCAACCATCGATGCGTGCGGTCAGAAAGAACTTTTGCGAGATTCGTCCTTGCTGATTGACTTGGTTGGAAAACTTCCGGCCTCAATGAAGTTGGAGTGGGCGAGATACACGCGATGCTTACGAAAGATCAGCTTAACCGGTTTCAGTAAATGGGTTTACGGCATGGCTGAGGATGCATGCTTGGTAGCTGAACCAGTCAGGAATCAGGATACGCAGCAAAACCATGAGCTACGCAGAAAGTCAAAGGCTTTCCTGAACACTCACGCCGAACAGCAGAGTTGGAGAAAAGAAGATACACTCGTGTCAGGCAGTAGCCTACCGAAGATGACGACTGCTTTAAAGAAAAAGGTGTACACTCATCAGTGTATAGTCTGCAAAGGAACTTGCGCTTCCTTTGCAAAGTGCAAGCGGTTCCTGGATCTATCCTATGATGGAAGGTGGGCAACAATCCGCGAAGCAAGAATTTGTCGGAAATGTTTGAAGCAGCACAAAGGGGGATGTGAATCAAAGGATTGCGGAGTGAACGGTTGCACCTACAAACATCACCCCCTGCTGCATAAGGAGCTGAATGCAGAGACGTCACCGATTGGGAGACCACAGCGTGAAGAACAGTCGTGTAACACTCATCAATCTGGTTCAAGTTCCGTTTTGTTCCGATATGTCCCGGTCGTAGTTTACGGTAGTGGGATCGTGATACACTGCTACgcctttctggatgatggatcctCGAAGACGTTTATGGACGAGGAACTGGCTAAGGAGCTAAATCTCTCTGGCGAACGCCACCCACTCTGTCTCAAATGGACTGGGGGTCTACATCGTTCAGAAGACGATTCGCGCAGCGTTCAATTCGATATTTCCGGATTAAAAGGGAAACGGTTCCATTTCGACGACGTTCGGACTGTGAAGGAACTACAACTACCATGTCAAACGCTTGACGTTAAACAACTGCAGGCTGAATACAATTACTTGCGAGGCGTTCCTGTGCAGTCCTACCGGGATGTTCGGCCACGGCTTCTGATAGGTGTTCAACACGCAAATGCCACGCTTGTAAGAAAGAGCCGCGAAGGCAAGGTTGGCGATCCAATTGCTATTAAAACTAATCTTGGCTGGGCGATCTACGGAGGTGCTCCAGTTCATCAACCTATGAGTTTGGTGCACTATACGTATCATGTTTCATGCTGTGATCATGAAACTGAAAACAATTCAGATACACATTTGAACCGCGCGATGAAAGAGTATTTCTCTTTGGAAAGCTTTGGCATCATGTCACCGGTCAAACAGGTCCGTTCTCTTGAAGATGAGCGTGCTATGAGCCTTCTGTGTGAGCGTACCCACTTTGACGGCGTCAGATATACAACGGGATTGCTATGGAGACACGAAGATGTGCAACTACCTGGCAACAAAGCGATGGCGCTTAAACGCTTCAACCTCCTTGAACGTCGTATGGAAAAAGATCCCGATCTAGCACGGATGATGAAGGAGAAGCTGACCGATTATCTGGCGAAGGGCTACGTACGTAAGCTGACTACCCAAGAATTGACAGAAAGTCACGAGCGTGTCTGGTATTTGCCTGTCTTCCCTGTAACTAATTCAAACAAACCAGGGAAGGTCAGACTAGTTTGGGATGCAGCGGCTACAACATGTGGAATATCACTGAACTCTGCATTGCTCGCTGGACCAGATTTGATGGAACCGCTGATACACGTCTTATACAGATTTCGCCAGAGCCGTTTTGCGATATGTGGTGACATACGCGAAATGTTTCACCAGGTGGCTATTCGCATTGAAGACCAACATTGTCAGCGCTTCTTTATGAGAGACGAGGCGGACCGTAACGAACCCAGCACCTACGTTATGCAGGTGATGACATTTGGTGCATCCTGCTCACCAACAACCGCGCAGTTTGTCAAAAATAGAAATGCAGAACGCTTTAGCAAACCGTATCCAGCTGCCACAAGAGCAATTATACGGTGCACATACGTCGATGATATGTTGAGCAGCACAGAAACGGAGCAGGAAGCTATCGATTTGGCGAAATCTGTCTGGTTCATTCACAATCAGGGCGGATTTGAAATCCGAAATTGGATGTCCAATTCACCAGTTGTCCTGAAAGCGCTTTGCGGTGATCAAAGTACTGAGAAGAGTCTTGACCTAACGTCAACCCTCGCTACCGAGAAGGTCCTTGGTATGTGGTGGTGCACAAAGACTGATTGCTTCACCTACAAGTTAAATAGGGCGAGGCTAAGAGAAGACTTGCTAGGAGGCAAGTGTTTTCCCACAAAACGCGAAGTGCTCCGGACCATGATGACAATCTACGATCCGTTGGGTTTAATTGCACATTATCTCATGTACCTAAAGGTCTTATTGCAGGAGATTTGGCGGACGGGTGTAAACTGGGATGAGAAGGTGAATCAAACGAGTTTCGACAAATGGCAGACATGGCTGAAGCTCCTCCCAGAGATCGAAAATCTGCAAATACCAAGGTGTTATCGACTTCGAATGTCAATCGAAGGACTTACAAGTGTTCAACTACACACCTTCGTTGATGCCAGCGAAAACGGCATGGCAGCTGTAGCATATCTCCGATTTGAAGCAAAGGGTACAGTAGAATGCTCGTTAGTTGCCGCAAAAACCCGTGTTGCTCCACTCAAGTACCTTACTATCCCTAGACTGGAGCTTCAAGCGTCACTTATGGGTGCCAGGTTAGCGCATTCTATCATCCAAGGACTCGATATTGATGTTTCTCAGTGTGTTTTTTGGACAGATTCAAGGAACGCTCTCTCGTGGATATGTGCAGATCACCGTAGGTATAGTCAGTTTGTGGCTGCTCGGGTCAGTGAGATTTTAGACCTGACAAACGCTTCTGACTGGAGATGGGTTCCCACTAAATCGAACGTGGCCGACGAAGGAACTAAATGGCAGCGACGCCCTTCGTTCACTAGTGAGAGTAGGTGGTTCCACGGACCTGAATTTCTTTGGAAGCAAGCAGAAGAGTGGCCAATTACGCCCGTTAGAACGGAGGAGACTGCTGAGGAATTGCGTGCCGCCGTTCACATTCATCACACAGCAGCAAAACCGGAGTTTCCAGTGAATAAGTTTCGTGATTGGAAAAGGTTAATCCGAACTACAGCGTATGTTTTCCGATTTCTTAATAATGTTCGACCGATGAAATTTTCTCGAATCTGCGACGGTTTGACTAGCGAGGAAATTCACGAAGCCGAAAACTTTCATATTCGTATTGCGCAGCAAACCAAATTTCATGAAGAGTTTTCGATTCTTCGTCGCAAAGGCGATAACGCCACGCTCCCTAAACGAAGCTCTCTGTTTAAATTGGTCCCATTCATCGATGAGCAAGGATTACTACGCATGAAAGGCAGAACGGGAGCATGCGAATACATCTCGCCAGATACCATCAATCCCATCATTCTTCCGCGCGACCACACGATAACATACTTAATTGTACGAAGCTACCACGACAAGTTTCACCAtcacaatcatgaatcggtcatcaACGAAGTCCGTCAGAGATTCTGCATCAGTCGATTGCGCCGAGTGTATGCCAAA GCTGGCCGCCTTCGTCCGTCCGTTTACTCACACAGGGATAGACTATTTCGGTCCGATGGAGGTGTCTATTGGGAGAAGGGTTGA